The Daucus carota subsp. sativus chromosome 2, DH1 v3.0, whole genome shotgun sequence genome includes a window with the following:
- the LOC108210131 gene encoding non-specific phospholipase C1, whose protein sequence is MILRRPFFALLLLIFLLKRTHSFPFPKKHDKIKGPIKTIVVLVMENRSFDHIFGWIKKTRPDIDGLTGQEFNYLNASDLSSRKILVTDKANFIDSDPGHSIQAIQEQVFGSNSSFFDPAPMNGFAQQANSMGVDGLAETVMSGFKPEFVPVYTELADEFAVFDRWFASVPASTQPNRFFVHSATSHGASSNVRKDLINGFPQKTIFDSLDENDLSFGIYYQNVPTTMFFKSLRKLKHVNKFHNFDLKFKSDAKNGKLPNYVVLEQRYFDIKLFPANDDHPSHDVALGQMFVKEVYEVLRGSPQWKEMAFLITYDEHGGFFDHVPTPVSGVPNPDGIIGPDPYYFRFERLGVRVPTLLISPWIDKGLVIHQPSGPTPFSQYEHSSIPATVKKLFNLESNFLTKRDAWAGTFENYFFLRDSPRDDCPEKLPEVKKSLRSGGPNVQARLSEFQVELIQLASQLNGDYLLNTYPDIGKSMNVVEGNNYAVDAIERFLEAGRAALRAGANDSAMVTMRPSLTSRTSGEEKSNYLSSY, encoded by the exons ATGATTCTCCGGCGACCCTTTTTCGCCCTCCTGCTCCTGATTTTTCTTCTAAAACGAACCCATTCTTTCCCTTTTCCTAAAAAGCATGACAAAATAAAAGGCCCCATTAAGACAATTGTTGTTTTAGTCATGGAGAATCGCTCATTCGATCATATTTTCGGGTGGATCAAGAAAACCCGACCCGATATTGACGGATTAACGGGTCAAGAATTTAACTATCTGAATGCTTCTGACTTAAGTTCACGGAAAATCTTGGTGACTGACAAAGCGAATTTCATTGATTCGGATCCAGGTCACTCAATTCAAGCAATTCAAGAGCAGGTTTTCGGGTCAAATAGTTCTTTTTTTGACCCGGCTCCGATGAATGGGTTTGCTCAGCAAGCTAATAGTATGGGTGTTGATGGGTTAGCTGAAACGGTTATGTCCGGGTTTAAACCTGAGTTTGTACCGGTTTATACCGAGTTAGCGGACGAGTTCGCTGTGTTCGATAGATGGTTTGCTTCGGTTCCGGCTTCTACTCAGCCGAACCGGTTCTTTGTTCACTCTGCCACGTCTCATGGAGCTTCAAGTAATGTAAGGAAAGATTTGATTAATGGGTTTCCgcaaaaaactatttttgattcgttggACGAAAACGACCTTAGTTTCGGAATTTATTACCAAAATGTACCTACTACTATGTTTTTCAAGAGTTTAAGGAAGTTGAAGCATGTGaataaatttcataattttgatTTGAAGTTTAAGAGTGATGCTAAGAATGGTAAGCTTCCGAATTATGTTGTGCTTGAACAAAGATACTTTGATATAAAACTTTTTCCGGCTAATGATGATCACCCGTCGCATGATGTTGCGTTAGGGCAGATGTTTGTGAAGGAGGTATATGAGGTGTTACGAGGTAGTCCACAATGGAAAGAGATGGCATTCTTAATTACGTACGATGAGCATGGTGGGTTTTTTGATCATGTGCCAACGCCTGTTTCTGGTGTGCCTAATCCGGATGGAATTATTGGACCGGACCCTTATTACTTTAGGTTTGAGCGTTTGGGCGTGCGTGTTCCTACATTGTTGATTTCACCATGGATTGATAAAGGCCTTG TGATCCATCAGCCAAGTGGACCAACCCCCTTCTCTCAATATGAACATTCATCTATCCCTGCAACTGTGAAGAAGCTTTTCAATCTAGAATCCAATTTCTTGACGAAACGAGACGCATGGGCAGGAACTTTTGAAAATTACTTCTTCCTTCGTGATAGTCCACGTGATGATTGTCCAG AAAAGCTTCCAGAGGTTAAGAAATCATTGAGATCTGGTGGACCAAATGTACAAGCAAGACTCTCTGAATTTCAAGTCGAATTAATTCAGCTTGCCTCTCAGCTTAACGGTGATTATCTTCTGAACACTTATCCAGATATTGGCAAAAGCATGAATGTGGTCGAAGGCAACAATTATGCAGTGGATGCAATTGAGAGGTTTCTTGAAGCTGGAAGAGCTGCTTTGAGAGCTGGAGCTAATGATTCTGCTATGGTGACAATGAGACCTTCCCTTACAAGCCGTACATCAGGGGAAGAGAAGAGTAATTATTTGAGTTCATATTGA